In a genomic window of Longimicrobium sp.:
- a CDS encoding metal ABC transporter permease yields MLDAVLLFREALYGALVIALACSVLGVYVVLRRIVFVGAALAQLSSAGIALALFLSGYGAMAALGAHPVALALVVTLAGALFFGVEGGGRGPVPPDATIGVTYAVAAAAGILLVAKAATGEAHDIFLQGNILSITRTDTLVLLGVSIPVLLVHLLFYKEFLFVSFDRETARTLGYRVGGWNLLLYLTLGLVIAFAMQFAGVMLVFNFLVLPAVTGLLLARGMAGVFAWSVGSAILAAVIGFTLSVPYDLPTGPAIICVSGLLALLAWGIRALRR; encoded by the coding sequence GTGCTTGACGCCGTCCTTCTCTTCCGAGAGGCGCTGTACGGGGCGCTGGTGATCGCGCTCGCCTGCTCGGTCCTCGGCGTCTACGTGGTGCTGCGCCGCATCGTGTTCGTCGGCGCGGCGCTGGCGCAGCTCTCCTCCGCGGGGATCGCGCTGGCGCTCTTCCTCTCCGGCTACGGAGCGATGGCGGCGCTCGGCGCGCACCCGGTGGCGCTGGCGCTGGTGGTGACGCTGGCCGGCGCGCTCTTCTTCGGCGTGGAGGGCGGCGGGCGCGGGCCGGTGCCGCCGGACGCCACCATCGGCGTCACCTACGCCGTCGCCGCGGCCGCGGGGATCCTGCTCGTCGCGAAGGCGGCGACCGGCGAGGCGCACGACATCTTCCTGCAGGGCAACATCCTGAGCATCACGAGGACGGACACGCTGGTGCTGCTGGGCGTGTCCATCCCCGTGCTGCTGGTGCATCTCCTGTTCTACAAGGAGTTCCTGTTCGTCTCGTTCGACCGCGAGACGGCGCGGACGCTGGGGTACCGCGTGGGGGGATGGAACCTGCTGCTGTACCTGACGCTGGGGCTGGTGATCGCCTTCGCCATGCAGTTCGCAGGGGTGATGCTGGTGTTCAACTTCCTCGTCCTTCCCGCGGTGACGGGGCTGCTGCTGGCGCGGGGGATGGCGGGCGTGTTCGCGTGGTCGGTCGGGTCGGCGATCCTGGCCGCGGTGATCGGCTTCACCCTGTCGGTGCCGTACGACCTGCCCACGGGGCCGGCGATCATCTGCGTCTCCGGCCTGCTGGCGCTGCTGGCCTGGGGGATCCGCGCGCTGCGGCGGTAG